A stretch of Flavobacterium sp. N2270 DNA encodes these proteins:
- a CDS encoding site-specific integrase: protein MKTKITLHFYAKSTKANSNGLLPIYVRLTVDGKRLEFSTKKFVEKSKWSSELAKMKGTTEEARSINSYLDLMKSKVLDAQMELLHRNETLSIENFKNKLLGTEERQRMLVPIFQDHNNKIKELVGKEYAPGTLERYNTSLKHTIEFMQWKYNISDIDITKIDHAFITDYEFWLRSVRNCANNTAVKYIKNFNKIIKICLANDWLDKNPFANYKSKVKEVERVYLSEEEVQAIIEKEFKTERLSLVRDIFLFSCFTGLAYIDVKNLTKSHISFGIDGEKWIFTHRQKTESASKIPILPVTQMIIDKYENHPQSNNQEKLLPILSNQKMNSYLKEIAAVCEIEKELTFHIARHTFATTVTLTNGVPIESVSKMLGHKNLRTTQHYAKVLDRKVSDDMKILKDKFTVLNNSQLNKNVISS from the coding sequence ATGAAAACAAAAATCACACTTCACTTTTATGCTAAAAGCACAAAAGCCAATTCAAACGGACTACTTCCAATTTATGTAAGACTAACAGTCGATGGTAAACGTTTAGAGTTTAGCACCAAAAAGTTTGTAGAAAAATCAAAATGGTCAAGCGAATTAGCTAAAATGAAAGGTACAACAGAAGAAGCTCGTTCAATCAATAGCTACCTTGATTTAATGAAATCTAAAGTATTAGATGCTCAAATGGAACTACTCCATCGTAATGAAACATTATCAATTGAAAACTTTAAAAATAAGTTGCTCGGAACCGAAGAACGTCAAAGAATGTTAGTTCCTATATTCCAAGACCATAACAACAAAATAAAAGAATTGGTAGGTAAAGAATATGCACCAGGAACATTAGAACGTTACAACACTTCTTTAAAACACACTATTGAGTTCATGCAATGGAAATATAATATTTCAGATATTGATATTACCAAGATTGATCACGCTTTTATAACCGATTATGAATTCTGGTTAAGAAGTGTTAGAAATTGTGCGAATAACACAGCTGTTAAATACATCAAGAACTTCAATAAAATTATCAAGATATGTTTGGCCAATGACTGGCTTGACAAGAACCCATTTGCAAACTATAAATCAAAAGTTAAAGAAGTTGAAAGAGTTTATTTATCTGAAGAGGAAGTTCAAGCTATAATTGAAAAAGAATTTAAAACAGAAAGACTTTCACTAGTTCGCGATATATTTCTTTTTAGCTGTTTTACTGGTCTTGCTTACATAGATGTCAAAAACTTAACAAAGTCGCATATAAGCTTCGGTATTGATGGTGAGAAATGGATATTTACACACAGACAGAAAACAGAAAGTGCTTCTAAAATTCCAATCTTACCAGTTACACAGATGATAATTGATAAATATGAAAACCATCCTCAAAGTAATAATCAAGAAAAATTACTTCCTATCCTATCCAATCAAAAAATGAATTCCTATTTAAAAGAAATTGCTGCTGTTTGTGAAATAGAAAAAGAATTAACCTTTCACATTGCCCGACATACATTTGCGACAACTGTAACGCTTACAAATGGAGTGCCAATTGAAAGTGTAAGTAAAATGCTTGGACATAAAAATTTAAGAACTACCCAACATTATGCAAAGGTTTTAGATAGAAAAGTAAGCGATGATATGAAAATTTTAAAAGATAAATTCACTGTTCTAAATAATAGCCAATTAAATAAAAATGTAATTTCTAGTTGA
- a CDS encoding sulfite exporter TauE/SafE family protein, whose product MDFPLEYLLLIPIGFIAGFLNTVAGGGTLLTLPTLIFLGLPASVANGTNRIAILVQTFAAIKGFKSKGESMYPFSLYLGISAFLGSFIGAKLAIDINGELFNKILALIMLMVLLIIIVKPKVNLATLTEKITGKTLGVSIVIFFFLGIYGGFINAGIGFLMLLILPYVNGLTLLKSNVTKVFVVCMYTVGAVLVFAYENKINYPLAFILTIGNASGAWVASRWSVKKDDKVIKLFLIITVSSLAVKLWFFN is encoded by the coding sequence ATGGACTTTCCTTTAGAATATCTATTACTTATTCCGATCGGTTTTATTGCTGGTTTTTTAAATACTGTTGCTGGAGGTGGAACTTTATTGACCTTGCCAACTTTGATTTTTTTAGGATTACCTGCTTCTGTTGCAAATGGTACAAATAGAATTGCAATTTTAGTTCAAACATTTGCCGCTATAAAGGGGTTTAAGAGCAAAGGAGAATCAATGTACCCATTTAGTTTATATCTTGGAATATCAGCATTCTTAGGTTCGTTTATAGGCGCAAAACTTGCCATTGATATAAATGGTGAGCTATTCAACAAAATACTAGCATTAATTATGCTTATGGTGTTGTTAATAATTATAGTTAAGCCAAAAGTTAACTTGGCAACCCTAACTGAAAAAATTACTGGTAAAACATTAGGAGTTTCAATTGTTATTTTCTTTTTCTTAGGAATTTATGGTGGTTTTATAAATGCCGGAATTGGTTTTTTAATGTTGTTAATTCTTCCTTATGTTAACGGATTGACTCTTTTAAAGTCTAATGTTACAAAAGTATTTGTAGTCTGTATGTATACAGTAGGAGCAGTGTTGGTTTTTGCTTACGAAAATAAAATAAATTATCCTTTAGCCTTTATATTGACTATTGGTAATGCTTCTGGTGCTTGGGTGGCGAGTAGGTGGTCAGTAAAAAAAGACGATAAAGTAATTAAACTATTTTTAATAATTACTGTATCGTCTTTAGCTGTAAAATTGTGGTTTTTTAATTGA
- the ribB gene encoding 3,4-dihydroxy-2-butanone-4-phosphate synthase, with amino-acid sequence MSNKIKLNTIEEAIEDIRQGKVIIVVDDEDRENEGDFLAAAEMVTPEMINFMATHGRGLICTPLTESRCKELDLHAMVRNNTDHMETAFTVSVDLRGNGVTTGISAADRAKTVLSLVNPDTKPFDLARPGHIFPLIAKQGGVLRRTGHTEAAIDFARLAGFKSAGVIVEIMNEDGTMARLPELVEVAKKFDLKLVSIEDLVAYRMLHDSLIQKKEDFEIETRFGTFRLRAYLQTTNKQVHLALTKGTWNSGDAVLTRINSTQVNNDILGTLTNDADKKLDGMFKKINEEGQGAVIFINQEVKSLELLSRLTELKELQEKGIVKAPSIKMDNKDFGIGAQILHDIDISKIKLLSNQTEHTKRVGMIGYGLEIVDYVNY; translated from the coding sequence ATGTCTAACAAGATAAAACTTAACACTATTGAAGAAGCCATAGAAGACATTCGACAAGGCAAAGTTATAATAGTAGTTGATGATGAAGATAGAGAAAATGAAGGCGATTTTTTAGCAGCTGCCGAAATGGTAACGCCAGAAATGATAAATTTCATGGCAACTCATGGTCGTGGACTTATATGTACTCCATTAACCGAATCTCGCTGTAAAGAATTAGATTTACATGCAATGGTGAGAAATAATACTGATCATATGGAAACTGCCTTTACTGTTTCTGTAGATTTAAGAGGAAACGGAGTTACAACCGGAATTTCTGCTGCAGATAGAGCAAAAACAGTTTTATCATTGGTAAACCCAGACACAAAACCTTTTGATTTAGCTCGTCCAGGTCATATTTTTCCACTTATTGCAAAACAAGGTGGTGTTTTAAGAAGAACAGGTCATACAGAAGCTGCAATTGATTTTGCTCGCTTAGCTGGTTTTAAATCAGCCGGAGTTATCGTTGAAATCATGAACGAAGATGGAACCATGGCTCGTTTACCTGAACTTGTTGAAGTTGCTAAAAAATTCGATTTAAAATTGGTCTCAATTGAAGATTTAGTTGCTTATAGAATGTTGCATGATAGTTTAATTCAAAAGAAGGAAGATTTTGAAATTGAAACACGTTTTGGAACTTTCCGCTTAAGAGCCTATTTACAAACTACAAATAAACAAGTACATTTAGCACTTACGAAAGGAACTTGGAACAGTGGAGATGCGGTTTTAACAAGAATTAACTCAACACAAGTAAACAATGATATATTAGGAACATTAACTAACGATGCTGATAAAAAGCTAGATGGAATGTTCAAAAAAATCAATGAAGAAGGTCAAGGCGCCGTTATATTCATTAATCAAGAAGTAAAATCATTAGAATTACTTTCTAGATTAACAGAATTAAAAGAGCTTCAAGAAAAAGGAATTGTAAAAGCGCCAAGTATTAAAATGGACAATAAAGATTTTGGCATTGGCGCCCAAATTTTACACGATATAGATATTTCAAAAATCAAATTACTTTCTAATCAAACAGAACACACAAAACGTGTTGGAATGATAGGTTACGGACTTGAAATAGTTGATTATGTAAATTACTAA